Genomic DNA from Salvia miltiorrhiza cultivar Shanhuang (shh) chromosome 1, IMPLAD_Smil_shh, whole genome shotgun sequence:
CATTCAtattatcaatcatgcaaagcaGACGTCCCTCACTGTAAACATAACTTAAAGAAAGTGTAAAGGTCGACGGTGGATATCGATCTCACGTACGTAGACCATGAGTTGTTTTATTATCAATCTAATAACAAAgtagtatataaatatatataatatgtttcTCCGGCAGGATTCATTCATGTACATAATTGGAGCtccttttttaaatttgaaaaggAATCTATTGTTCACTTGGTGGCAGACACATCAAAACATTTAAAGTCAATATATTAGTGGAAAATTATTTTCACATGTGGTAGGTGTGAGATGAAGACcataaacaaattttaaaaaagaccTAGCTacaatatatatagagagagagctATCAGCTATACTTTATGTGGAAGAAGTACCTCAGGCTTATCTAGATCACTTGCCCCAATCTTGTTCAACATTAgatttcataatattataacttatactaatcttttttttttttttggaaggaTATATGGTATATATTACGTATACTATATGCACGTTACATACATTTGATGACATATAATGTAATGATTATTCCTTGAATTAATAAGCGACAATGAATGAGTGAATTAAAGGTGCCCACGAGTATAATGGCCCCCCTCAATAATACATCCATTTAGATTCCCCTTCGATCAGCCATCGCTTTTTTCTTGTCAAACTCAACATAGGAAAAGGTTTCTATGTCTTGGTAGCCAACGGCTAGAGATGGGAATCCCCTTTACATATAGAATACTAGAATGCGACCGTTTCACTTCAATCGAAGCAATAAAAGGTTGAATCTCAATAAATAAGATCCAAATCTATGTTCATATAGCCAATAACTTGCAAATCACATAAAATAGAGTTTATAAATTTTCTCTTTTTCCTCCAATGGTTATGGTAAATTTTTATGTGTCAATAagtaaaaatgcccttttttATAAACACAGATTCTATAAAAAATTCTTTGTATCACTCATTCCACCCCACACGAGACAGGTCTCTATCTCGTCTCCAGCCAACCCCAACTATAGCTCTACAACACGCCGCCTCCTCAACCCCACGTCACATACTTTTTCTCGACTATCACACGAGCTGAGCCCTCATTCCTACAAACCACTactaaaaacacacacacacacacacacaaaagagTTTTGAAACAAAGCTCGGACTTAAATATTCATCTCTCATGCATGATCTAACCGGTCTGGCGGGAAAATGATCTAGTTGTCGATTAGATGAATTTTGACTAATTACTgtaaaattattcattttttcaaaatatatcaGGAATGTGTAAGATGTTGTGTTtcaagtataataataattgaaatacGAGGGAtaatttaagaaattagtaGGGACAAATTCTTAGTTAAAATCTCAAAGGGATGATGGTTGCTAAGTCTTATCTCCATGTGAGTCATGTGGGACAATGCTTCACTCTCGGGATTCCCATCAGATATTTTCCCTAACTAAAATCCAGATAATCTATATCGTCTCAACTCAATCTGTCCAACGCATATCaattatgagagagagagagagatgagaagtAAAGAAGATTTCTAAAAATTGAAATCCAATTACAATCAAAGATTGAGCAGTGAAAATATCATGACGTCATATTTAGGCTGAGGGCCTGAAATAACCAAGGTGGGCTATTTAACCTATCCTGATTGGAAACCGGGGTTTCGGGCCCCCATTTCAACGGCGGCCCTCTCGGCCCGGCCTTATCCCACCGGCCCTCGCCTTTCTTCTCGTAGAAGCTTCTCGGCCCCAAAGTCAGCTCCAGATCGCTCTGATCATCGCATTCCGTTTCCCCATCTCCACATTTTCCAACCGATTCCACGGCCCGATCCGCCCTCGATTCGGGCCCCTTGTAAGCCCGATCGATTCGCGCGTTTTTGGCGATGTCCTTCATCAACATTTTCTGTATTCGATACAGGCGATGGAGCTCGTAAACCTGCAccccaaaatcaaaatcaaaataatttaattttcaagattatgaattttcttatttttttttaatttaattttgtaccTGCTCTCGAAATGTTTCCTCGTGCTTGAGCATGGCCATCTTCATGTATTCCTTGTCGTACTGATTCAGAAGCCTCTCcattaaaaattcatacaatCTGATTCTTGCAACCTAAGATTTTTGTTTCGCCTTCTCACAACCAATATTCTTGTTGTGTATATATGTATCTCGCCACCTGAAGAAGCATGAAAAAAAAACCACAAATTCAGCAACTAATTAATTGTTAAAAATAGGTAATTTATTATCTGTGAGTTAACGATAATGTTTTGGGCCATATGCAATAATTATTCAGAAATGGAAAATATCTATGAGCATGGCGTGGCATCGTTTTCATGAGCTATAGTGATCACCTAAAAAGGTACTACTTGCTGAGTCAGATATTTTATCACTGATCACCACATTCACATATTCTCATTAATTGGACtgcatttgtttgtttttttactACTACTACTATATTCACAGATTATATGATTAAGCAATAAAAACCCAAATAAAGGGGGGGAATTTTATGCTATGTCAAGATTGAGAAAAGAACAACTCCAAGGATGAATGCTACTCAAGGATAGTGAAACTGTAATTACAAGAAGGACTCAAAATCTGTAAAATTGCAGTTTTTTTCAAGAAAAGGGGAGAAAAAGGAAACTGTTTGATTATCAAAAAGGCCAAAGATTTTAACTTTGAAGTGTGCAAAAGTGAGTTAATTTGGGTTGCAACCCTCTGAAAAAAGTGAGTTGTATATATGATGATCTAGAAAAGAAAACCACAGAAAACCCATCAGTTGAAGAAAGGTTTGAGCAAAGAATATTGACAAAAATAAAGCAATTTTCTTACCAGGAAGAGTGTCATGAAGTTTGAAAAGCAGATGATCTGATCCAGCTTCAACAACTTGGTTAAGTCTTCTTTTGCCCTCAAACACAATGTTGTTGATTAGCCTTTTGGCATATAGTGGCGccgtatatatatagggagcaAGTGTTTGGACAGAGATAACAGAAGAATTTGAAAGAATTGGTAGTCACAGAAATCAAAGCAATTGTTTGTTGGTAATGGGTAATGAGGGTTTTGATGTGAATGATGAGGGGCATGCCAAACAAATCCCACTGCCCTTACCCTCTATGTGTATTTCAAGCTTTTGTGGGAGAGACGCCCCGACCATCTCCACCACACCAATTATTTCTTTATTCACCACATTCGTTATATTTATAAAGCTAAATTTGGTCTTAAAATTATAGTGTGATTTTTTTGGGAATTTTTAAATCACAAATACTCccgtgcaaccgattgcactgTGCAACTGATTTCtagaatgacactactttaacatacaaatgacacttgaagatcttcaagtgtcatttgtatattgaagtagtgtcattcagaaactAGTTGCACGGTGCAAGAGTGCCTCTTTTTAAATAATGTGGCACCGGAGTTGGACGATGTGGCATATTTAATGAGGGTAAATTTGatctaaaattataataaattgtgATTAATTACGCAGATCAGTTATATGACATGGCAATTAAATCAGAATATTAAGAGcgtaaaataaataatcaataTCAACTTCAACACAGAAATAATTAAAGTTGAGTTTCATCCCAACACTCTTCAAACCAACCGTCTAGAACTCAACTCAAATGATGTCGTTTCTCGGTCTGCCGTTTCACTCCTGTTTCATACTACACAATAAATCATTTTCTCCCCCATGATGACAGATTCCGGCTAACAATGTAAATGACGTAGCTTGGggaatttcaaaaaaataatttattgtgtattGTGAAACATGAATAAAAGATTGTAAGAAAAATCAAAATGTtagaatttattatgattttagaccaaatttaCGTTGTTAACTATGCCACATTATCCAATTCCGGTGTCACATCATTTAAAAATTCGTCGGAAAGTCGCGCTAAAGGAAATTCCAAAAAACgatttattatgtattataAAACAAGAATGacaaattgtgaaaaaaaaatcaaaatgcgAGAATTTATTATGGTTTTAGACCCAAATTaccctatttaattaaaaatatactatgGTATTTGAAATAGTCAGGGACGAAGCTAggatttcaagaattaattaacggataaaaatatatttaaatacacTATGCTATTGGAAATAATAGGTGATATTCAGGACCAGAGTTAGGATTTTAAGAATTAACAGACGAattatctataatctataatatatttaaaaaaaaagttacttttaatttgaaatcaatttcaaaattaagttgCAATTTTGTAGttctaataaaattgaagatttatttgtaaactatatttttttcttttttttttctttttctttatcttttattttttttatttctttctaaaattgtgaaattcgactaattataaaatatttattatgcatatcaaattaatgatcacgataagagctttaattt
This window encodes:
- the LOC131005659 gene encoding uncharacterized protein LOC131005659, with product MERLLNQYDKEYMKMAMLKHEETFREQVYELHRLYRIQKMLMKDIAKNARIDRAYKGPESRADRAVESVGKCGDGETECDDQSDLELTLGPRSFYEKKGEGRWDKAGPRGPPLKWGPETPVSNQDRLNSPPWLFQALSLNMTS